A genomic region of Mesorhizobium sp. NZP2077 contains the following coding sequences:
- a CDS encoding GNAT family N-acetyltransferase — protein MIPMRTERLILRNWEDRDRELFHRINSDERVMEFFPFRRDRAQADAKMDEFRVDIERDGYGFAAAEIIASGQCVGFVGITATDDLPFLPAGAIEIGWRLAPEFWGKGYVTEAAEAWLAYGFDTLGLGEIVCLAVASNRRSTAVMERLGMTTDPSANFDHPDIPDSHPALKRHVFYRLAATDWRARKRAAR, from the coding sequence ATGATACCCATGCGTACCGAGCGCCTGATCCTGCGCAACTGGGAGGATCGCGACCGCGAACTCTTCCATCGCATCAATTCCGATGAACGGGTTATGGAGTTCTTCCCGTTTCGCCGCGACCGCGCCCAGGCGGACGCCAAGATGGACGAATTTCGGGTCGACATCGAACGAGATGGCTACGGTTTCGCCGCGGCCGAGATCATTGCATCAGGCCAATGCGTCGGCTTTGTCGGCATCACCGCAACCGATGATCTGCCGTTCCTGCCGGCTGGCGCCATCGAGATCGGCTGGCGGCTGGCCCCTGAATTCTGGGGCAAGGGATATGTCACTGAGGCCGCCGAGGCATGGCTGGCCTACGGCTTCGACACGCTTGGGCTTGGCGAGATCGTCTGCCTGGCGGTCGCGAGCAACCGCCGCTCCACCGCCGTCATGGAACGCCTCGGCATGACCACCGATCCGTCGGCCAATTTCGATCATCCAGACATTCCCGATAGCCACCCCGCCCTCAAGCGGCATGTGTTCTACAGGCTCGCGGCAACGGATTGGCGCGCAAGAAAAAGGGCGGCTCGCTAG
- the serB gene encoding phosphoserine phosphatase SerB translates to MPLIATLVSRPADRALSLSLANMASRSVGASAVVWLAEGIACDLALPQEADAADITDALRAALAREPVDVIVQQAETRRKKILIADMDSTMIDQECIDELADEIGVKDRVATITARSMNGEIAFEPALRERVALLKGLDAAVVDRIVANRLTLASGGRALIQTMRANGAWTALVSGGFEVFTTRIAAMLGFQENRANRLLEQDGHFTGLVGEPILGRAAKAEALLEISARLGLTPADAIAVGDGANDLDMIRLAGTGVAVHAKPTVAAQAKVRIDHGDLTALLYLQGYRQEEFAE, encoded by the coding sequence ATGCCGCTCATTGCCACGCTTGTTTCCCGTCCCGCCGACCGCGCTCTGTCGCTGTCGCTTGCGAATATGGCCTCACGGTCGGTGGGCGCAAGCGCTGTCGTCTGGCTGGCCGAAGGCATTGCCTGCGATCTTGCCTTGCCGCAAGAGGCTGACGCGGCCGATATCACCGATGCGCTACGCGCCGCATTGGCTCGGGAACCGGTCGATGTGATCGTCCAGCAGGCCGAAACGCGGCGCAAGAAAATCCTCATCGCCGACATGGATTCAACCATGATCGACCAGGAATGCATCGATGAACTGGCCGACGAGATCGGCGTCAAGGATCGCGTCGCCACTATTACCGCGCGGTCGATGAATGGTGAGATCGCCTTCGAGCCGGCCCTGCGTGAGCGCGTCGCGCTGCTGAAGGGCCTCGATGCCGCCGTCGTCGACCGCATCGTCGCCAATCGGCTGACACTGGCCTCCGGCGGCCGCGCGCTGATCCAGACCATGCGCGCCAACGGCGCCTGGACGGCGCTGGTCTCGGGCGGCTTCGAAGTGTTCACGACCCGCATCGCGGCCATGCTCGGCTTTCAGGAAAACCGCGCCAACCGCTTGCTCGAACAGGACGGACACTTCACCGGACTGGTCGGCGAACCGATCCTCGGCCGAGCCGCCAAGGCCGAAGCGCTGCTTGAAATTTCGGCGCGCCTTGGATTGACGCCGGCGGACGCCATCGCCGTCGGCGATGGCGCCAACGATCTCGACATGATCCGCCTCGCCGGCACCGGCGTCGCCGTTCACGCCAAACCGACGGTCGCGGCCCAAGCGAAAGTTCGCATCGACCATGGCGACCTCACCGCACTGCTCTACCTGCAGGGCTATCGCCAGGAAGAATTCGCCGAATGA
- the miaA gene encoding tRNA (adenosine(37)-N6)-dimethylallyltransferase MiaA: MSGIENSGADAGEGRVKNAILIAGPTASGKSALALDLAERTGGVIVNTDSMQGYSVLDVLTARPEAADLVRVPHFLYGHVQPGTAYSTGGWLRDVMKLIDDGMLSRRPVFVGGTGLYFRALAEGISEMPDIPSRIRDRWRYELKEQGAVKLHSLLLREDSRAAMQLKPTDSQRVVRALEVLDASGRSILDWQAERGRPLIDRQTARFLVIEPDRAALVDRIERRFDQMIDKGALEEVRQLTALGLDTDLPAMKAIGVRDLQAAMAGELSFPEAIERAKIATRQYAKRQATWFRHQLGPEWRRLRPGDDLETTIQTLVANAT; this comes from the coding sequence ATGAGCGGCATCGAGAATTCCGGCGCGGATGCGGGCGAAGGCCGCGTGAAGAACGCGATCCTGATAGCCGGGCCGACCGCCAGCGGCAAGTCGGCATTGGCGCTCGACCTGGCCGAGCGCACGGGCGGCGTCATCGTCAACACTGATTCCATGCAAGGCTATTCGGTGCTCGACGTGCTGACAGCCAGGCCGGAGGCGGCTGACCTCGTCCGCGTGCCGCATTTTCTCTACGGCCACGTCCAGCCCGGTACCGCCTATTCGACGGGTGGGTGGCTGCGGGATGTGATGAAACTCATCGACGATGGAATGCTGTCGCGGCGGCCAGTCTTCGTCGGCGGCACCGGGCTCTACTTTCGCGCGCTGGCGGAGGGTATTTCGGAAATGCCCGACATTCCGTCGCGGATCCGCGACCGCTGGCGCTACGAGTTGAAGGAGCAAGGCGCGGTCAAGCTGCACAGCCTGCTGCTGCGCGAGGATTCGAGAGCCGCCATGCAGCTCAAGCCAACCGACAGCCAGCGCGTCGTGCGGGCGCTGGAGGTGCTCGACGCCTCCGGCCGATCGATCCTGGATTGGCAGGCAGAGCGCGGCCGGCCGCTCATCGACAGGCAGACGGCGCGTTTCCTGGTCATCGAGCCGGACAGGGCAGCGCTGGTTGACCGCATCGAAAGGCGCTTCGACCAGATGATCGACAAGGGCGCGCTGGAGGAAGTCAGGCAACTCACAGCTCTTGGCCTCGATACGGACCTGCCGGCGATGAAGGCGATCGGCGTTCGCGACCTGCAGGCGGCGATGGCCGGCGAGTTGAGTTTTCCGGAGGCGATCGAGCGCGCCAAGATCGCAACCCGGCAATATGCCAAGCGGCAGGCGACCTGGTTTCGCCATCAGCTGGGGCCGGAATGGCGGAGATTGCGCCCTGGTGACGATCTCGAAACCACGATCCAAACACTTGTTGCTAATGCAACTTAA
- a CDS encoding GGDEF domain-containing protein — translation MRFHKAESAFFVFIFVILAAGLVTLHAYGLLRSFAMELHTQSGLDKVIYLNKLLFATGVLLATALFFGIFFIYPLIRRQATEEGKLRAMTVSLSARSETLEHAALTDGLTGMQNRRYFDDALKEYLEEFRRIEKPVGLMILDLDHFKQVNDTHGHDVGDEVLKAVANCLKDMTRFHDVVARLGGEEFAVVTPNMEAELLAKFAERIRKAIANMSILSGNVRLKITTSVGLAVWDRKETAEEFYRRADRQLYEAKRQGRNRVCA, via the coding sequence ATGCGTTTCCATAAGGCGGAATCCGCATTTTTCGTCTTTATTTTCGTGATCCTCGCCGCGGGCCTGGTGACGCTGCACGCCTATGGACTGTTGCGATCCTTCGCCATGGAGCTCCATACGCAGTCGGGCCTGGACAAGGTCATCTACCTCAACAAGCTGTTGTTCGCGACGGGCGTGTTGCTTGCGACCGCGCTGTTTTTCGGCATCTTCTTCATCTACCCGCTGATCCGCAGACAGGCGACGGAAGAAGGCAAGCTGCGCGCCATGACGGTTTCGCTCAGCGCCCGCTCCGAAACGCTTGAGCACGCCGCGCTGACCGACGGTCTGACCGGCATGCAGAACCGGCGCTATTTCGACGATGCGCTCAAGGAATATCTTGAGGAGTTCCGGCGCATCGAAAAGCCTGTCGGGTTGATGATCCTCGATCTCGATCATTTCAAGCAGGTCAACGACACCCATGGGCATGATGTCGGCGACGAGGTGCTCAAGGCCGTCGCCAACTGCCTCAAGGACATGACACGCTTCCACGACGTGGTGGCGCGGCTGGGCGGCGAGGAGTTTGCCGTCGTCACGCCCAATATGGAGGCGGAACTGCTGGCCAAGTTCGCCGAACGCATCCGCAAGGCGATCGCCAACATGTCGATCCTTTCGGGCAATGTGCGGCTCAAGATCACCACCAGCGTCGGCCTTGCCGTCTGGGACCGCAAGGAAACGGCCGAGGAATTCTATCGCCGCGCCGACCGCCAGCTCTATGAGGCGAAGAGGCAAGGCCGCAACCGCGTCTGCGCCTAG
- a CDS encoding ATP-binding protein codes for MYVEREASVGEPTSQERRDAEQNDRRILGNVVQCDGARATISAYADDVDGAVTGLWTVGKMISINLGTTRTVGLVYAIGKSDRAWSNEGQNAIEVSIELIGEVRDAAEPGARPIFDRGITTYPHIGAIAHRIRTRDLQAVYDLAGRHSITIGSLAQDETIAANIAIDDTLARHFAVVGTTGVGKSTAVSLLLRKSIEARPDLRILILDPHNEFANSLPEYCVKVDSKTLDLPFWMFKLEEFAEVLFRGRETDAEEIDALRDLIPLAKNLYRNPNSGAYLRRGNDALTADTPVPYRIADLLKQIDERMGMLESKNERPTLKSLKTRIESAAADPRYRFMFSSRLIEDTIHETIGNIFRVPHHGRPVTCFEMAGMPSEVVNSVCSVLARLAFDLALWSEGKLQLLLLCEEAHRYMPADPRLGFAPTRHALSRIAKEGRKYGCYLGVVTQRPGELDPTILSQCSTFFAMRLANEQDQAIIRSAIADSSASTLAFLSSMGQREAIAFGEGVATTMRLKFEKLPSHLLPGTSKREETAAPKAGDDVDLVAIVERLRNVPKPTPQAMAFAEVVDSSRQAGDPDYRKPATGRVQSDDDFDMRYGLKPATFGLRPQND; via the coding sequence ATGTATGTCGAACGCGAAGCTTCCGTCGGAGAACCGACATCGCAGGAGCGCCGCGACGCGGAGCAAAACGACCGGCGCATCCTGGGCAATGTCGTGCAATGCGACGGCGCGCGCGCCACAATCAGCGCCTATGCCGACGATGTCGACGGCGCGGTCACCGGCCTGTGGACGGTCGGCAAGATGATCTCGATCAATCTGGGCACGACGCGAACCGTCGGACTGGTCTATGCCATCGGCAAGTCGGATCGCGCTTGGAGCAATGAGGGCCAGAACGCCATCGAGGTCAGCATCGAACTGATCGGTGAAGTGCGCGACGCTGCCGAGCCGGGCGCCAGGCCGATCTTCGACCGCGGCATCACCACCTATCCTCATATCGGCGCTATCGCGCACCGTATCCGCACCCGCGATCTGCAGGCGGTCTATGATCTCGCCGGCCGCCATTCCATTACCATCGGCTCGCTGGCGCAGGACGAGACGATCGCCGCCAACATCGCCATCGACGACACGCTGGCGCGCCATTTCGCCGTTGTCGGCACCACCGGCGTCGGCAAATCCACCGCCGTTTCGCTGCTGCTGCGCAAATCGATTGAGGCACGCCCCGATTTGCGCATCCTGATCCTCGACCCACACAATGAATTTGCCAACTCGTTGCCTGAATATTGCGTCAAGGTCGATTCCAAGACGCTCGACCTGCCGTTCTGGATGTTCAAGCTTGAGGAATTCGCCGAGGTGCTGTTTCGCGGTCGTGAGACCGACGCGGAAGAGATCGACGCTCTGCGCGATCTCATTCCGCTTGCCAAGAACCTCTACCGCAACCCGAATTCAGGTGCTTATCTCAGGCGCGGCAATGATGCGCTGACCGCCGATACGCCTGTACCTTACCGCATCGCCGACCTGCTCAAGCAGATCGACGAGCGCATGGGCATGCTCGAAAGCAAGAACGAGCGTCCGACGCTCAAATCGCTGAAGACGCGCATCGAATCGGCGGCCGCCGATCCGCGCTATCGTTTCATGTTCAGTTCGCGCCTAATCGAGGACACCATCCACGAAACGATCGGCAACATCTTTCGCGTGCCGCATCATGGCCGGCCGGTGACCTGCTTCGAGATGGCCGGCATGCCCTCCGAAGTGGTCAATTCCGTCTGTTCGGTGCTCGCGCGCCTGGCCTTCGACCTCGCTCTGTGGAGCGAGGGCAAGCTGCAACTCCTGCTGCTGTGCGAGGAAGCGCATCGCTACATGCCGGCCGATCCGCGCCTCGGCTTCGCACCGACAAGGCATGCGCTGTCGCGCATCGCCAAGGAAGGCCGCAAATATGGCTGCTATCTCGGCGTCGTCACCCAGCGTCCAGGCGAGCTTGACCCGACCATCCTGTCGCAATGCTCGACCTTCTTTGCCATGCGCCTCGCCAACGAGCAGGATCAGGCGATCATCCGTTCGGCCATCGCCGACTCGTCCGCCTCGACGCTTGCCTTCCTGTCATCGATGGGCCAACGCGAAGCCATTGCCTTCGGCGAAGGTGTCGCGACCACCATGCGGCTGAAGTTTGAAAAACTGCCCAGCCATCTGCTTCCCGGCACGTCCAAGCGCGAAGAGACCGCGGCACCAAAGGCCGGCGACGATGTCGATCTGGTAGCGATCGTCGAGCGGCTGCGCAACGTGCCGAAACCGACGCCGCAGGCGATGGCCTTCGCCGAAGTGGTCGACTCCAGCCGGCAGGCCGGCGACCCCGACTACCGAAAGCCGGCAACCGGCCGCGTGCAGTCGGACGACGACTTCGACATGCGCTACGGCCTGAAGCCCGCCACCTTTGGCCTGCGCCCCCAGAACGACTGA
- a CDS encoding XRE family transcriptional regulator — MDDIANDISSTIGRRIHAERGIRDWSLAELAERSGVSKAMLSTIERGMTSPTAALLVRIAAAFGMTLSTLIARAELQGGGLLREADQPVWRDPDTGYVRRHLSPASDMPLELIKVHLPAGARVSLPAASYAFIKQQIWLISGRLDFTEGDAVHSLGPGDCLALGAPSDCTFYAPEAGADYLVALVRG, encoded by the coding sequence ATGGATGATATAGCGAACGATATTTCCTCGACCATCGGTAGGCGGATCCACGCCGAAAGGGGCATTCGGGATTGGTCGCTGGCCGAACTCGCCGAGCGGTCCGGCGTTTCCAAGGCGATGCTGAGCACGATCGAGCGCGGCATGACCAGCCCAACGGCCGCTCTTCTTGTCCGCATCGCGGCGGCCTTCGGCATGACGCTGTCGACCCTCATCGCTCGGGCGGAATTGCAAGGCGGCGGGCTGCTGCGCGAGGCCGACCAGCCGGTGTGGCGCGATCCCGATACAGGCTATGTCAGGCGGCATTTGTCTCCGGCCAGCGACATGCCGCTCGAGCTGATCAAGGTGCACCTGCCGGCGGGCGCCAGGGTCAGCCTGCCGGCGGCCTCCTACGCCTTCATCAAGCAGCAGATCTGGCTGATTTCCGGACGGCTCGACTTCACCGAGGGCGATGCGGTGCACAGTTTGGGGCCTGGCGACTGCCTGGCGCTCGGCGCGCCGTCGGACTGCACATTTTACGCTCCGGAGGCGGGCGCCGACTATCTCGTCGCGCTGGTCAGGGGCTGA
- a CDS encoding GNAT family N-acetyltransferase, which translates to MNSIEIRALSASAETLAMLADLLVETVAAGGAVSFMHPLATEAAGAFWERSLDAAARGERVVLGAWDGKVLIGTVTLLLDFPPNQPHRAEIAKLMTSVEHRGRGVGTRLMRGAERLAVEKRRTLLVLDTATEEGASGLYEKLGFTLAGEIPDYALKPHGGLTGTLIYWKRIGATSR; encoded by the coding sequence ATGAATTCCATCGAAATCCGAGCCCTGAGCGCCAGTGCGGAAACGCTGGCAATGCTGGCTGATCTGCTGGTCGAAACGGTTGCCGCCGGGGGGGCGGTCAGTTTCATGCATCCGCTGGCGACGGAAGCGGCAGGCGCATTCTGGGAGAGGTCGCTGGACGCGGCGGCCAGAGGGGAACGCGTGGTGCTCGGCGCCTGGGACGGCAAGGTTTTGATCGGCACCGTCACGCTGCTGCTCGACTTCCCACCCAACCAGCCGCACCGGGCCGAGATCGCCAAGCTGATGACATCAGTCGAACATCGGGGCAGGGGCGTCGGAACGCGCCTGATGCGGGGCGCCGAGCGTCTCGCCGTCGAGAAGCGGCGCACGCTGCTAGTCCTGGATACGGCGACGGAAGAGGGCGCTTCAGGCCTCTACGAAAAACTCGGTTTTACCCTGGCCGGCGAAATTCCGGACTATGCGCTGAAGCCGCATGGCGGACTGACCGGCACGCTGATCTACTGGAAGCGTATCGGCGCCACGTCGCGATAG
- a CDS encoding LysR family transcriptional regulator codes for MARRTIPALPPLDWLRSFEAAARLSNFTAAAAELGLTQAAVSQHIRLLEDRLKTRLFSRLARGVALSPEGAAYLPHIQSAFATIGSSTTELFEPRAVQTVSIRVPISFALLVLVPALPDLAEALPRIQLDLVTIHRPADYDLPGSALDIRFGNGSFPGREADRLTAERLVPVASPALAAATDWTALPLLLVAGAREMWAEWFAAAGLAGHPQRSHRFDSFVAAMEAASAGAGVLLGSRPLVDTALKSKILVPLSDFELSSTSGHFLTRASTARLTNAEQNFRQWLLRRLSSEAST; via the coding sequence ATGGCTCGAAGAACCATCCCTGCTCTGCCTCCGCTCGACTGGCTGCGCAGTTTCGAGGCGGCGGCGCGACTGTCGAATTTCACCGCGGCGGCAGCCGAACTCGGCCTGACACAGGCCGCCGTCAGCCAGCATATCCGGCTGCTCGAGGACCGGCTGAAGACGCGCCTGTTCTCGCGATTGGCGCGTGGCGTCGCGCTGTCGCCGGAGGGTGCCGCCTACCTGCCCCACATCCAGTCGGCCTTCGCCACCATCGGCAGCAGCACGACGGAGTTGTTCGAGCCGCGCGCGGTCCAGACCGTCTCGATCCGCGTGCCGATCTCCTTCGCCCTGCTGGTCCTGGTCCCGGCGCTGCCTGATCTCGCCGAGGCACTGCCGCGCATCCAGCTCGATCTGGTGACGATCCATCGCCCGGCCGATTACGACCTGCCGGGCTCGGCGCTCGACATCCGTTTCGGCAACGGATCCTTCCCCGGACGCGAGGCCGACAGGCTGACCGCCGAGCGGCTTGTGCCGGTGGCAAGCCCGGCCCTGGCCGCGGCCACCGATTGGACAGCCCTGCCGCTGCTTCTGGTCGCCGGTGCGCGCGAGATGTGGGCGGAATGGTTCGCGGCGGCCGGATTGGCCGGCCACCCCCAGCGGTCGCATCGCTTCGACAGTTTCGTCGCGGCGATGGAAGCCGCGAGCGCCGGGGCCGGCGTGCTCCTGGGGTCGCGCCCGCTTGTCGACACGGCGCTCAAGAGCAAGATCCTGGTGCCGCTTTCCGATTTCGAGCTCTCGAGCACATCAGGCCATTTCCTGACCAGGGCGTCGACCGCGCGCCTGACCAATGCCGAGCAGAATTTCCGCCAGTGGCTGCTGAGGCGCCTCTCCAGTGAGGCCTCGACCTGA
- a CDS encoding gamma-butyrobetaine dioxygenase: protein MLTHALVGDEGRTIELGWQDGSRTRFHAMWLRDNALDDKTRSAGNGQRLITILDIPADTRISTVSIKGDALELTFVPEGKTVSFPSPWLSTNAYDRDTARQAGWTSKDTVRWTKATMQDSVPRAGYVAANRDRTVLRQWLSAVKTYGFAVMDDLPTESGALCKVSDLFGYIRETNYGRWFEVRAEVNPTNLAYTNLGLQAHTDNPYRDPVPTLQILSCIENTVEGGESSVVDGFAVAAALQAENPEGFRLLSSYPARFEYAGSSGVRLQAKRPMIELGPDGELIYIRFNNRSLAPTVDVPFAEMAAYYAAYRRFAELIEDPSFEVTFKLEAGQAFIVDNTRVMHARKAFSGSGKRWLQGCYADKDGLLSTLSAIEHQFKEAAE, encoded by the coding sequence ATGCTTACCCACGCGCTGGTTGGAGACGAAGGCAGAACAATCGAACTTGGCTGGCAGGACGGGTCGCGCACCCGCTTTCATGCCATGTGGCTGCGCGACAACGCGCTGGACGACAAGACACGCAGCGCCGGCAACGGCCAGCGGCTCATCACCATCCTCGACATTCCGGCCGATACGAGGATCAGCACCGTTTCGATCAAGGGCGATGCGCTTGAGCTGACCTTTGTACCGGAAGGAAAGACGGTCAGCTTTCCCTCGCCATGGCTGAGCACCAACGCCTATGACCGCGACACCGCTCGCCAGGCTGGATGGACCTCCAAGGACACCGTTCGATGGACCAAGGCCACCATGCAGGATTCGGTGCCACGCGCCGGCTATGTCGCGGCCAACCGTGACCGCACCGTCTTGCGGCAATGGCTGTCGGCGGTGAAAACCTATGGCTTCGCCGTGATGGACGACCTGCCGACAGAATCCGGGGCGCTTTGCAAAGTGTCCGACCTGTTCGGCTACATCAGGGAAACCAATTACGGCCGCTGGTTCGAAGTCCGCGCCGAGGTCAATCCGACCAATCTCGCCTACACCAATCTTGGTCTTCAGGCGCACACCGACAATCCCTATCGCGATCCGGTGCCGACGCTCCAGATCCTGTCCTGCATCGAGAACACGGTGGAAGGTGGCGAATCCAGCGTCGTTGACGGGTTTGCCGTCGCGGCAGCCTTGCAGGCCGAAAACCCGGAAGGTTTCCGGCTGTTGAGTTCATACCCGGCTCGTTTCGAATATGCCGGCTCGTCGGGGGTGCGGCTGCAGGCCAAGCGGCCGATGATCGAGCTTGGGCCCGATGGCGAACTCATCTACATTCGCTTCAACAACCGCTCGCTGGCGCCGACGGTCGATGTGCCCTTCGCCGAGATGGCCGCCTACTACGCCGCCTATCGCCGGTTCGCCGAACTGATCGAGGATCCGTCCTTCGAGGTGACCTTCAAGCTCGAAGCCGGCCAGGCGTTCATCGTCGACAACACCCGCGTCATGCATGCCCGCAAGGCGTTTTCCGGTTCCGGCAAGCGGTGGCTGCAAGGCTGCTACGCCGACAAGGACGGCTTGTTGTCGACGCTTTCCGCGATCGAACATCAGTTCAAGGAGGCCGCGGAATGA
- a CDS encoding HD domain-containing protein — MNSQDLNADTIVEFIADIFERRGAESYLGEPVTMSEHMLQGAWFAEQDGAPEALVAAALLHDIGHYTSEFGTYSPEDVEDKHHDEAGGEVLAPFFPPVIVECVRLHVSAKRYLCATDPTYFGRLSQASVHTLSLQGGPMNAEEVAEFRKNPFHEEAVRVRRWDEAGKIANMKTRTFRDYVPLLQRVVRDFANRI; from the coding sequence ATGAACAGCCAGGATCTGAACGCGGACACCATCGTCGAATTCATCGCCGACATCTTTGAACGCCGGGGTGCCGAATCCTATCTCGGCGAACCTGTCACCATGTCGGAGCACATGCTGCAGGGCGCCTGGTTTGCCGAGCAGGACGGCGCGCCGGAGGCGCTGGTGGCGGCGGCCCTGCTGCATGACATCGGCCACTACACCAGCGAGTTCGGCACTTATTCGCCCGAGGATGTCGAGGACAAGCATCATGACGAGGCCGGCGGCGAGGTGCTGGCGCCGTTCTTCCCGCCTGTCATTGTCGAATGCGTCCGGTTGCATGTTTCGGCAAAACGCTACCTCTGCGCCACCGACCCGACCTATTTCGGCAGGCTGTCGCAGGCCTCTGTCCACACGCTGTCGCTGCAGGGCGGGCCGATGAACGCCGAGGAGGTGGCCGAGTTCCGCAAGAACCCGTTCCACGAGGAGGCGGTGCGGGTCCGCAGATGGGACGAGGCCGGCAAGATCGCCAACATGAAGACGCGGACGTTTCGCGACTACGTGCCGTTGCTGCAGCGGGTCGTGCGCGATTTCGCCAACCGTATCTGA
- a CDS encoding NAD(P)/FAD-dependent oxidoreductase, which produces MLDKAPNKKLSDLLDQFGAALAANDIEKAVGCFQDDCYWRDLVTFTWNIKTMEGKDQVRDMLKSQLSKTKPSHWTLAKGEDATESGGLIEGWISFETELARGFGHVRLKDGKIWTLLTTMAELKGHEEKAGFARPMGAKHGSGKNRPTWKEEREKEAAELGFKTQPDTLIIGGGQGGIALGARLRQLGVPTIIVEKNERAGDSWRKRYKSLCLHDPVWYDHLPYIDFPKNWPVFSPKDKIGDWLEMYTKVMELNYWSSTEAKSASYDDKKKEWTVVVRRDGKDITLKPKQLVLATGQSGKANLPKFKGMENFKGDQHHSSKHPGPDAYAGKKAVVIGSNNSAHDIAAALWEAGADVTMVQRSSTHISRSDTLMEIGLGSLYSEQAVQNGITTAKADLIFASLPYKILHEFQIPAYAEMKKRDSAFYKGLEKAGFMLDWGDDESGLFMKYLRRGSGYYIDVGASQLIIDGSIKLKSGVDVEEIKQHSVLLSDGSELPADLIVYATGYGSMNGWAADLISRETADKVGKCWGLGSNTTKDPGPWEGELRNMWKPTQQEALWFHGGNLHQSRHYSQFLALQLKARQAGLPTPVYALQKVHHKG; this is translated from the coding sequence ATGCTCGACAAGGCCCCAAACAAGAAACTGTCCGACCTGCTCGACCAATTCGGCGCCGCGCTCGCCGCCAATGACATCGAGAAGGCCGTCGGTTGTTTTCAAGACGACTGCTACTGGCGCGACCTTGTCACCTTCACCTGGAACATCAAGACCATGGAGGGCAAGGACCAGGTCCGCGACATGCTGAAAAGCCAGTTGTCGAAGACAAAGCCGTCGCATTGGACGCTCGCCAAGGGCGAGGACGCGACCGAGAGCGGCGGGCTGATCGAGGGCTGGATCAGTTTCGAGACCGAATTGGCGCGCGGCTTTGGCCATGTCAGGCTGAAGGACGGCAAGATATGGACGCTGCTGACCACCATGGCCGAATTGAAAGGCCACGAAGAGAAGGCCGGCTTCGCGCGGCCCATGGGCGCCAAGCATGGCTCGGGCAAGAACCGCCCGACATGGAAGGAAGAACGCGAGAAGGAGGCCGCCGAACTCGGCTTCAAGACGCAGCCCGACACGCTCATCATCGGCGGCGGCCAGGGTGGGATCGCGCTCGGCGCAAGGCTGCGGCAGCTCGGTGTGCCGACCATCATCGTCGAGAAGAACGAGCGGGCCGGCGACAGCTGGCGCAAACGCTACAAGTCGCTCTGCCTGCACGATCCGGTCTGGTACGACCATCTGCCCTATATCGATTTCCCGAAGAACTGGCCGGTCTTCTCGCCCAAGGACAAGATCGGCGACTGGCTGGAAATGTACACCAAGGTGATGGAGCTGAACTACTGGTCCTCGACCGAGGCCAAGAGCGCTTCCTATGACGACAAGAAGAAGGAGTGGACGGTCGTCGTCCGCCGCGACGGCAAGGACATCACCCTGAAGCCCAAGCAATTGGTGCTGGCGACCGGACAGTCCGGCAAGGCCAATCTGCCGAAATTCAAGGGCATGGAAAACTTCAAGGGTGACCAGCATCACTCATCGAAGCACCCCGGCCCCGACGCCTATGCCGGCAAAAAGGCCGTCGTCATCGGCTCCAACAATTCCGCCCACGACATCGCCGCCGCACTTTGGGAAGCCGGTGCCGACGTCACCATGGTGCAGCGCTCGAGCACCCATATTTCCAGATCCGACACGTTGATGGAGATCGGGCTGGGCTCGCTCTACTCGGAGCAGGCAGTGCAGAACGGCATAACCACGGCCAAGGCCGATCTGATTTTTGCTTCGCTGCCCTACAAGATCCTGCACGAGTTCCAGATCCCGGCCTATGCCGAGATGAAGAAACGCGACTCGGCATTCTACAAGGGACTGGAGAAGGCCGGTTTCATGCTCGACTGGGGCGACGACGAGTCCGGCCTGTTCATGAAGTACCTCAGGCGCGGCTCCGGCTACTATATCGATGTCGGCGCCTCTCAGCTGATCATCGATGGTTCGATCAAGCTGAAGAGCGGCGTCGACGTCGAAGAGATCAAGCAGCATTCGGTTCTGCTCAGCGACGGATCGGAACTGCCCGCGGACCTCATCGTCTACGCCACCGGCTATGGCTCGATGAACGGCTGGGCCGCAGATCTGATCTCTCGCGAAACCGCCGACAAGGTCGGTAAATGCTGGGGCCTCGGCTCTAACACCACCAAGGATCCCGGCCCCTGGGAAGGCGAGCTGCGCAACATGTGGAAGCCGACGCAGCAGGAAGCGCTGTGGTTCCATGGCGGCAATCTGCACCAGTCACGCCACTATTCGCAGTTCCTGGCGCTGCAATTGAAGGCAAGGCAGGCAGGCCTGCCGACGCCGGTCTACGCGCTGCAGAAGGTGCACCACAAGGGATAG